The following nucleotide sequence is from Halobaculum sp. MBLA0147.
CGTGAATCGTCAGGTCGACGTTCTCGACCACGGGATCACTACCGTCGAACTGCTTCGTCAGACCCGTGGCTTCGACGATCACCTCGCCCGGCCCACCGGCGTCACCAGACCTCTCGCCTGGCCCACCGGTGTCACCAGACCCCTCGCCCGGACCACCGGTGTCACCAGCGCCCCCACTGTTCGCGCCAGTGCCTCCCGAACTGCCGTCGACTGCCGCAGGGTTCTCGGACATATCACTCACCCCCTTCCCCGTCGTAGATCGCGCGGCGCATCGTGATCACGCCGGCCGTGACACTCACCGCCGCGTAGGCGACCAGAAGTCCTGCCCACGTCCAGCCGAGCGGAAGCGAGGGCGGGACGAGTGGGGTACCGGCACCCGACCCGACTGGGACGAGGTAGTAGACGGCGAGCCGCGTTGCGAGCGAGTTCGGCAGCCAGTTGACGAGTCCGCCGAGTGGCCCGGGAGCCATCCCCGGCACGAGTCCGTTGAACCCGGTCAGGAAGAACAGCGCCAGCGTGACCATGTTCGTCACACCCACCACGTACTCGCCGTCGTCGAGCACGGACGCGACGAGGACCGCCAGCCCCATCGCCAGCAGACAGAACAACACCAGACTCGCCAACACGACGGGGACGGAGACGACAGACCGGAGCCTGAGCGTGCCGTCGGTCACGACACCGACTGCCAGCACGAGACCGAACGAGACGACGGAGAGCGCGAGCCCGCCGACGAACCGACCGAGCACGTCTGCAGAGGGTGCGACCGGCAACGAGCGGAGTTTGCGGTAGCGTTTGGCTTTCAGGTCTGCACTGAGTGCCGTGGCGAAGATCACCAACGAGACGCTGAAGGAGCCGAAGACACCGAAGACGACCG
It contains:
- a CDS encoding ABC transporter permease is translated as MTQTGDDTTQTETENTTAQSATTGLWAADTESWGATTSPRTEDTVGADGSVSTARTAWTRQAAAFGVRTLRELFRNRAALVWGLLAPVFFFLVFGVALGEPGVARGANAVVFGVFGSFSVSLVIFATALSADLKAKRYRKLRSLPVAPSADVLGRFVGGLALSVVSFGLVLAVGVVTDGTLRLRSVVSVPVVLASLVLFCLLAMGLAVLVASVLDDGEYVVGVTNMVTLALFFLTGFNGLVPGMAPGPLGGLVNWLPNSLATRLAVYYLVPVGSGAGTPLVPPSLPLGWTWAGLLVAYAAVSVTAGVITMRRAIYDGEGGE